The sequence GCCAAGAGACGATGTTCCGTTCGGTCCAGATCACGCGCGTCTGCCGCGACGCACCAGAGGCCAGTTTACGCGTCCCGTGCCGGTCGGCAAAGGACCTTCCTGGCCGGTGAGTGTTTGGAATTCAGCAACGCGCGAAAACGGGTGATACACGGTGCGCCGGTTGCCAGTGCTGCCTGGTCCAGCAGTGGCAACCACTTCAGGGCGAGCGAGCAGGGATACCCAAGACAGGCGCGGCGAATTGTGCCGGTTCGCTGGTTGACATCGGTTCGACCATGCGATCATATTTTGGAGCCCGCTAAACTCGTCGCATTGCGCGGCATTTGCCCCTGCTGCCGCGGAATCGATCTTCGGGAACCGCTTGCAATGGAAGGACCACGAACGGTTGAATCGCAACAACCGGCCCCTCCGACCGCCGGTATAGTGGCGAACGCGGCGGCAAACGCCACGCCCAATTCCGCTGCCGACGAGCATCATCCCTATGTTCCCGACGAAGCGCGACTTCCCGAATTCACTTGGGGCGCGGTCGTCGCGGGGGCACTGCTGGGCATTGTCTTTGGAGCCTCGTCGCTATATTTGGTGCTCAAAGTCGGGCTGACTGTTTCGGCATCGATCCCCGTGGCGGTGCTCTCGATCACGCTCTTTCGCGTGCTCGCAAAAGTGTTCGGCCTGCGCAGCGCGACGATCTTGGAAAACAACATCGTGCAAACCGCCGGCTCGGCAGGCGAATCGATCGCTTTCGGCGTCGGCGTGACGATGCCGGCCCTGATGATCCTGGGCTTCGAAATGGATGTCGGACGGGTGATGGTCGTGGCGGTGCTTGGCGGACTGCTGGGAATCTTCATGATGATCCCGCTGCGGCGAACCTACATCGTTCGCCAGCATCGAACGCTCAAATATCCCGAAGGCACCGCCTGCGCCGACGTGCTGATCGTCGGAGAGCAAGGCGGGGCGACGGCAAAGACCGTGTTTGCCGGATTCGGCGTGGCGGCCGTTTACCAATTTCTTTTGCTGGGGATGAACCTTTGGAAAGAAACCCCGTCGCGGGCCATCGCGTGGTTTAAAGGGGCGGTGCCGTCGATCGAAGTGAATCCCGCACTGCTCGGCGTCGGCTATATCATCGGCACGCGGATTTCATGCGTGATGGCCGGCGGCGGCGTGTTGGCGTGGCTGGTGTTCGCCCCAGCGATTCATTTCTTCGGCGATTCGCTCGACAAGCCGCTCTATCCGGGCAAGACAAAAATCAGCCGGATGAGCGAAAACGAACTTCGCGACAAATACATGCTCTACATCGGCACGGGGGCGGTCGCCGCCGGCGGCGTGTTTAGCTTGATGCAAGCGATGCCGCTGATCATCGGCTCATTGATGGGAAGCGTGAAGGATTTCCGCAGCGCTCGGGGCCGGGCCGCCGCCGCATCGGCCACTAGCACACAACCAGCCGGCCAACCCGTCACCCAACTAACGCCGCGGCGCACCGATCAAGACTTGCCGCTGTGGCTCGTCGGCGCGGGGGGCATGTCGCTGGTGCTCGCGATTTGGGCCACGCAGCCGCTGCATGACTACGTCTTCTCGTGGGTTCCCGATCTGCACATGAATCTCGTCGGTGCGGCGCTGATCGTGCTGTTCGGATTTCTCTTCGTCACCGTCTCCTCGCGATTGACCGGCGAAATCGGCTCGTCGAGCAATCCGATCTCCGGCATGACCGTGGCCACTCTCTTGCTGACGTGCCTGATCTTCTACGCCCTCGGCTGGACCACGGCCGATTTCCGGCTCGCGGCTCTGAGCGTGGCGGCGATCGTGTGCGTGGCGGCCTCGAATGCCGGCACCACTTCGCAAGATCTCAAAACCGGTTATCTCGTTGGGGCAACGCCGCGCAAGCAACAATGGGCCATCATCATCGGCGCGATCACATCGGCATTGGTGATCGGAGCGATTCTGATCGTGTTGAACCGAGCCAGCACGGTCTACACCACCCGGCAACTCCCGCAACCCGCCAAGCCGATCGACCCCGCGAATCTGACCGAGCTCGAACGGGCCCCCGGCGATCCGACGCCCTATCACGTTTGGCGCGTGCGCGAGGGAGAAGTATCGGACGTGCCGGCGGGCAAGTATCTCGTCAACGACGCCGGCAAAATTAAATACCTCGTCGATCCCGGCATCAACGGCAAGGTGCGGCAGCGCGACAACGGCGAAGCGGTCCAGAAGTTCGACGCCCCCAAGGCCGTGCTGATGGCCCAGATTGTCGACGGCATCTTGAACCCAAAGGTGACGATGCCGTGGGTGCTTGTGATGCTCGGTGTGTTCATTGCCGTGGTGCTCGAGATGTGCGGCGTGTCGTCGCTGCCGTTTGCCGTCGGCGTCTATCTGCCGCTTTCGACGTCAACGCCGATCCTCGCCGGTGGATTGGTGCGGTGGGTCGTCGATCGCCGGCAGCGTTCGGTCGCCGGGCGGAAGGCGAGCGAAGCGGAGTCGGAATCCAGTCCCGGCGTGCTGCTCTCGACCGGTTACATCGCCGGCGGGACGATCGCGGGCGTGCTCGTCGCGCTGATGTCGTTCGATAGCCATCTCACCGATCGGCTTTCGCAATGGCAGTATCGGCAGATTGCCGTGTCGCAGGCCCCAACGCTCGACGAGCAGCTTCGCGACGCGGCGAGCGAAGATCTGCGGCTTTCGCCCGAGTCGGCCAAGACACATGCCGCGGAGATCGACGAGCAAGCGAAAGAGATTCGCGAACTGAATAAGGCCGCATTCCCGCGCTACGCCATCGTTCCGGCCGGCACGCGGATTGTCTTGCCCGACGACAGCCGCACGCTTGTTGCCGAGAAATCGCAATTGGGCGACGTGGCGAAAGACCTCTTGGGCAGCCCGGGCCAGGCGTCGCAGCTATTGGATTTGAATGACAAACAGCTTTCGTTCCCCAAGCGACTCCCCGCCGGAACGCTGCTGAAAGTGCCGCAGCGCAATTGGCCGGCGATGACCGCCTTCGCCATTCTCTGTGCATTGCTCCTGGCGGTTGGGCTGCGAAAGCCGCCGGCGGCAACGTAGCACCCGGCAACGCTTGCGCGCCATGCTCACGGGGCCGAGCCGTAGGCACGGCTCCCCGAATTCCAGATGCCGAAGTTGTTTTCTCCGGCAACTTAGGGTCGATCGAAAGATAGCTTCAAAGCACCCTATTCCCCTCGCGGGAAAGGAGAGGGTGAGGGGGGCAAAGAAGCGGAAGTTATTTTTCGGTCGATCCTTTGCGTTGCGGTTCGGCCTCAGCGTTAACGCTTCGCAGGCGTATCGGCCAAGTGCGATTGCATACGCCCGAGCGCGGCGATCAAATCCGCCATCTCGGTTTCCAACGTCTGCGCCGCCTCGGGCGATAAGCTGCCGTAGCCGCGCATCGATTTCGGCCCCAGTTCTTCCAGCGAAACGATCGCGGTCAACAGCGCGCTGCGTGCGGCCCATACCGAGCTCAAAGTTGGCTCGGCCAAGGGAATGCCGTGCCGTTGCATGAACGCCTGCATTGCCGCTCGATAACGCGCCGCGTCTTCGGCGAAACTGACGAACTGCTCGGGCGCGGCATCACTAATGTGCATCGAAAATGGCGACCGTGGCCCGGCCGGATCGAGCATGACCAGGGCTCGCGAAAGCATTTCGTCGATCGCCTCGAAGGTGACTCGGATCCGGGCCTTGTGATTTTCGTTGAACAATGTCATCGTTTTGCAGATTTGTACATTCATTCCATTGAGCCAGAAGATACGACCGACGATCGGTCGGATGATTCTATGGCAGATTCTCGGGAAGAAAAACCGCGCCGCGGACGTTGGCTCAACCGGACGATCCTGGCCATCGGCCTGGCCAGCCTGCTCTCCGACATGGGACACGAGATGGGCAGCGTCGCCATGCCGGCGCTGTTGACGGCTCTCGGGGTCGCCAACGCGTCGGCCCTGTTGGGCTTGATCGAAGGTCTCGCCGACGGTGCCGCCAGCTTTGCCAAGCTCTACTCGGGCCTTTATAGCGACCGGCTCCAACGCCGAAAACCCTTGGCCGTGGCCGGTTATTTTGTAACCGCGTTCGGGATGGCGAGCTTCGCGCTGGCGACGCAATGGTGGCATGTCCTCTTCGGACGGGTCGGGGCGTGGATCGGACGCGGAGCTCGTTCGCCGGTGCGCAAAGTTCTTTTGGCCGAGGCGAGCACGCCCGAATCGTACGGCCGCGCGTTTGGATTGGACCGATCG comes from Pirellulales bacterium and encodes:
- a CDS encoding oligopeptide transporter, OPT family — translated: MEGPRTVESQQPAPPTAGIVANAAANATPNSAADEHHPYVPDEARLPEFTWGAVVAGALLGIVFGASSLYLVLKVGLTVSASIPVAVLSITLFRVLAKVFGLRSATILENNIVQTAGSAGESIAFGVGVTMPALMILGFEMDVGRVMVVAVLGGLLGIFMMIPLRRTYIVRQHRTLKYPEGTACADVLIVGEQGGATAKTVFAGFGVAAVYQFLLLGMNLWKETPSRAIAWFKGAVPSIEVNPALLGVGYIIGTRISCVMAGGGVLAWLVFAPAIHFFGDSLDKPLYPGKTKISRMSENELRDKYMLYIGTGAVAAGGVFSLMQAMPLIIGSLMGSVKDFRSARGRAAAASATSTQPAGQPVTQLTPRRTDQDLPLWLVGAGGMSLVLAIWATQPLHDYVFSWVPDLHMNLVGAALIVLFGFLFVTVSSRLTGEIGSSSNPISGMTVATLLLTCLIFYALGWTTADFRLAALSVAAIVCVAASNAGTTSQDLKTGYLVGATPRKQQWAIIIGAITSALVIGAILIVLNRASTVYTTRQLPQPAKPIDPANLTELERAPGDPTPYHVWRVREGEVSDVPAGKYLVNDAGKIKYLVDPGINGKVRQRDNGEAVQKFDAPKAVLMAQIVDGILNPKVTMPWVLVMLGVFIAVVLEMCGVSSLPFAVGVYLPLSTSTPILAGGLVRWVVDRRQRSVAGRKASEAESESSPGVLLSTGYIAGGTIAGVLVALMSFDSHLTDRLSQWQYRQIAVSQAPTLDEQLRDAASEDLRLSPESAKTHAAEIDEQAKEIRELNKAAFPRYAIVPAGTRIVLPDDSRTLVAEKSQLGDVAKDLLGSPGQASQLLDLNDKQLSFPKRLPAGTLLKVPQRNWPAMTAFAILCALLLAVGLRKPPAAT